A genomic window from Chloroflexota bacterium includes:
- a CDS encoding type II toxin-antitoxin system RelE/ParE family toxin translates to MKRFADTNTERVFRGLRVRRLPPGIQRRARMRLQRVLAATTVSDLRIPPSHRLETLSGSRQGQHSIRINNQWRGCFRWTDQGAMEIETIDYH, encoded by the coding sequence GCGTGTATTTCGCGGCCTGCGAGTGCGCCGTCTGCCACCGGGGATTCAACGGCGTGCCAGAATGCGGCTGCAGCGTGTGTTGGCAGCCACAACGGTGTCCGATCTGCGTATCCCGCCTTCTCACCGACTAGAAACGTTAAGTGGCAGCCGCCAGGGTCAGCACAGCATCCGCATCAACAACCAGTGGCGGGGGTGCTTCCGCTGGACTGATCAAGGGGCGATGGAGATCGAAACCATCGACTATCACTAG